GCCGATAAGTTCAATGCCATCCCTAAGATTGTGTTTTCACGGACTCTCCAGAAAGCGGAATGGAACAATACGAGATTGGTTAAGGATAACATGGCGGAAGAAGTCATCACGTTAAAACAACAGCCGGGCAAGAACATCTCATTGGGTGGAATAAGTGTTGCTCAAGAGTTTATGAGGCGAGATTTGATCGATGAATATTGGCTCGCGATTCAACCGGTAGTTTGCGGAAAGGGAAGACGGTTGTTCGATGGTGTGAGCCACATGATTAGATTGAAACTCATAGACAGAAAAACATTCAAATCCGGCGTTGTGGTCTTACACTGCGTGTCCGCAAGGTGACTTGTTCTTGACAAACGAGAAACACCGGTAGGAAGTCTCGGGGGAAATTATTAAGTTTAATTACCATGTATTAACAAGCACGCCGTCTCTCGGAGTAATTGCCGGGAATCCCGAAAGGATTGAACCAGAGAAAGGTCTCTGAGACTTTTCTCTTCGATTTAGTCTATCCCTATTCATGTCATTATCGTTCAATGAATTTCAAATCAAGATGCTTAAGATAAGAAACGCTATTTCAATAATTAGACAGTCGCTCAGAAGCGAGGAGCTGGATTATACACAGGGGAGCGTTCCGAAGGCTGTAATACTGCTCGCGATACCGATGATCCTTGAGCTGAGTTTGGAGAGTGTTTTCGCTCTTGTAGATATGTTCTTCGTAGGAAAATTGGGGCGGAACGCAATTGCTACTGTCGGCTTGACGGAATCCGTCATCACGATTATTTATTCCATCTCGTTTGGATTGAGTTCGGCTGCGACGGCTATTGTCGCCAGGAGAATTGGCGAGAAAAATCATGAGGCTGCGTCAAAGGCCGGTGCCCAATCACTTTTAGTTGCCCTGGTTGTGGCGGTTGCCCTAGGTACGGTTGGGATGATATTTTCCGGAAATATCTTGGCACTTATGGGTGCAACTC
This sequence is a window from Candidatus Acidiferrales bacterium. Protein-coding genes within it:
- a CDS encoding dihydrofolate reductase family protein, coding for MESYWPHVHDDPAATRSILDFADKFNAIPKIVFSRTLQKAEWNNTRLVKDNMAEEVITLKQQPGKNISLGGISVAQEFMRRDLIDEYWLAIQPVVCGKGRRLFDGVSHMIRLKLIDRKTFKSGVVVLHCVSAR